The Elusimicrobiota bacterium genome segment CATCCGGCCATGAGGCGTCAAAGCGGCGTTGCTCTTGCCACAAAGACAATCGAACAGTTTCCCGGCGGAACCGCATTTCCCCTCCAAGGATCCGCCGGCCTCTTGCATTGGCTTTCCGCTATTTTCACGCCATATCTCGAAAACCCTGGCAGGCGACAACCGGTACATCAAGGGTTCTTTTGAACCGTCCACTCTGGGATAGATGTCCGTGCCGATCCGATAGGGCAGTTGACGGGACCGGGCGAAGTCTTTCATGGGCTCCAGTTCGTGTTCATTCAGCGTCATCAAAACGAGTTTCAGCAGGATGGGGATATGCCTTTCTTTCAGCCAATCAACCCCCTCGACAAAATGAGCGTAGGAACCGGGGATGCGCGTCACAGATTCATAACTGTCAGCCGTGGCGCCATAAACGGAAATTTCCACCAGATAAGGATCCAACTCCGCCATCTGATCCGCCAGCGCCGGCGTGATCAGAGTGGCGTTCGTAGTGATCGTAATCACCATCCCAAGTGAGCGGGCATACCGCATAATCTCACAGGCATCCCGCCGGGTGAACACCTCTCCTCCGGTGAAACCGATCCACAGGCATCCCTGAGCCGCCATCTCATCTAACAGTCGGTAAACCTGTTCCGTGGTCAGTTCCTGTTTCGCTTCGTGGGTTGTGTTATAACAGTGCACGCAGCGCAGGTTGCAGCCGTACGTCAGCTCCACCGTGGCCTGAATCCACTGCGGACGGGCCTTGGCGTCCTCACTCAGCTGATCGATGAATTGATCAAACTCTTTCATAAAGATAACGGACGATACGGTTGTCTTGAGTAAAGCGCAGTTCGCCGCTGGGAACATCCTTGACCAGGCGGGTCGCTGCCTCCACGAGCCGTGCCATGGCTTCCTGATTCCAAAGAGGCAAATACGCTTCCGTGAAAATCGATTTCAATACGGGCTGAGGCGGCCGCGGGAGAAACTGATTGTCCGTCGCCTGGACCAGAACTGAAAAACGCTTGAGAAGCGCTGCCCCCTTGGAAACCT includes the following:
- a CDS encoding radical SAM protein, whose translation is MKEFDQFIDQLSEDAKARPQWIQATVELTYGCNLRCVHCYNTTHEAKQELTTEQVYRLLDEMAAQGCLWIGFTGGEVFTRRDACEIMRYARSLGMVITITTNATLITPALADQMAELDPYLVEISVYGATADSYESVTRIPGSYAHFVEGVDWLKERHIPILLKLVLMTLNEHELEPMKDFARSRQLPYRIGTDIYPRVDGSKEPLMYRLSPARVFEIWRENSGKPMQEAGGSLEGKCGSAGKLFDCLCGKSNAALTPHGRMNLCVCIHHPSYDVTAGSVEKGWQTLVKFVAAQKPGPAYACSSCPIAFHCDRGSMDGWLDQKAFDAPCMPYFREVAEKKAMFIAQRES